One window from the genome of Natrialba magadii ATCC 43099 encodes:
- a CDS encoding NUDIX hydrolase — MSDDEFDAVPREQQTIRLSADRFDSFRDWAVNGTAYTAAARVYDEDGRIALVSNRWSDGWALPGGAVESGETVREATHREIRKETGLDATIHEPLVVVEQTYRSAATDETYTGTYVVFAASADGPLANVEELGVNPDKIMAASWFETLPEHLHDGALLRPYL; from the coding sequence GTGTCCGACGACGAGTTCGATGCTGTCCCGCGCGAACAACAGACTATTCGCCTCTCAGCGGATCGCTTCGATTCGTTTCGCGACTGGGCAGTGAACGGAACGGCCTATACGGCGGCTGCTCGGGTGTACGACGAGGACGGTCGGATCGCACTCGTTTCGAATCGCTGGTCCGACGGGTGGGCGTTACCCGGCGGTGCCGTCGAATCCGGGGAGACGGTACGCGAGGCCACGCACCGCGAAATCCGTAAGGAAACCGGACTGGACGCGACGATCCACGAGCCGCTGGTTGTGGTCGAACAGACGTACCGCTCGGCGGCGACTGATGAGACGTACACCGGAACGTACGTCGTCTTTGCAGCCAGTGCTGACGGGCCGCTCGCCAATGTCGAGGAACTGGGTGTGAACCCGGACAAGATTATGGCCGCGTCCTGGTTCGAAACACTTCCGGAACACCTTCACGATGGGGCGCTACTCCGTCCGTATCTGTAG
- a CDS encoding DUF5809 family protein encodes MHTVGTATFSSMDDARERYANAGPTAQTVVREVAKAMAFDREEYAERVTSDVVETARDVLFASSLAVTVGTREEFDEWQESYDGEVSVIGNENVDRVVWHAGPDEKAVAATFQNEEDAAVATLRRQAFGRLYREHVERGEP; translated from the coding sequence ATGCACACCGTTGGGACAGCGACGTTCTCGTCGATGGACGACGCGCGCGAACGCTATGCGAACGCCGGACCGACGGCCCAGACGGTCGTCCGAGAGGTTGCGAAGGCGATGGCGTTCGACCGCGAAGAGTACGCCGAGCGCGTCACGAGCGATGTCGTCGAGACCGCGCGAGACGTGCTGTTCGCGAGTTCGCTCGCGGTTACCGTCGGCACGCGCGAGGAGTTCGACGAGTGGCAGGAATCGTACGACGGCGAGGTGTCCGTCATCGGCAACGAGAACGTCGACCGGGTCGTCTGGCACGCCGGGCCGGATGAGAAAGCGGTCGCCGCGACGTTCCAGAACGAGGAGGACGCCGCAGTCGCGACGTTGCGCCGGCAGGCGTTCGGGCGGCTCTACCGCGAGCACGTCGAGCGCGGTGAGCCGTAG
- a CDS encoding DUF5810 domain-containing protein yields the protein MGYACPVCAAEQADAEHLANHLAITASLGRQEHQEWLAEHAPEWDECSPPELGEIVAEHAPEIETPSFEGGRSGQHGSGGGHGHGHDHDHTQGRPTGLEADLARQSRQRGRGSMTAETEHVLQEASELTRQMVENAADEDGDSSTSTSTSTSSSSNSSAESATESETNE from the coding sequence ATGGGATACGCCTGCCCCGTCTGTGCGGCTGAACAGGCCGACGCGGAGCATCTTGCGAACCATCTCGCGATCACTGCCTCGCTTGGCCGTCAGGAGCACCAGGAGTGGCTTGCCGAGCACGCGCCGGAGTGGGACGAATGCTCACCGCCGGAACTTGGCGAGATCGTTGCGGAACACGCGCCGGAGATCGAGACGCCGTCGTTTGAGGGTGGACGGAGTGGTCAGCATGGTAGCGGTGGCGGTCACGGCCATGGTCACGATCACGATCACACCCAGGGCCGCCCAACCGGTCTCGAAGCCGACCTGGCCCGTCAGAGCCGCCAGCGCGGCCGCGGCTCGATGACCGCCGAAACCGAACACGTCCTGCAGGAAGCCTCCGAACTGACCCGCCAGATGGTCGAAAACGCAGCAGATGAGGACGGGGACTCGAGTACGAGTACGAGTACGAGTACGAGTTCGAGTTCGAATTCGAGTGCGGAGTCGGCGACAGAGTCAGAAACGAACGAGTAG
- the rimI gene encoding ribosomal protein S18-alanine N-acetyltransferase, translating to MTVSPAEEHDDGTDDDLVIRPAEQADLLAVVRIENESFSQPWPYDAFDRFLGEPGFLVAVVDAQIAGYIVSDVTTSFGRQLGHVKDIAVHPDRRDMGVGSALLSRSIAVLAAHGADSIKLEVRRSNEGAKRLYRQFGFEPIRHVPGYYNNGEDAIIMVRQLE from the coding sequence GTGACGGTTTCGCCAGCCGAGGAACACGACGACGGCACCGATGATGACCTCGTCATCCGGCCGGCCGAACAGGCCGACCTGCTTGCCGTCGTTCGCATCGAGAACGAGTCGTTCTCTCAGCCCTGGCCGTACGACGCTTTCGATCGATTCCTCGGTGAACCCGGCTTTCTCGTCGCCGTCGTCGACGCCCAGATTGCCGGCTACATCGTCTCCGACGTCACCACCTCGTTCGGCCGCCAGCTCGGCCACGTCAAGGACATCGCCGTCCACCCCGACCGACGCGACATGGGCGTCGGCTCTGCACTTCTCTCGCGATCTATCGCCGTCCTCGCGGCCCACGGTGCCGACTCGATCAAACTCGAGGTCCGACGCTCGAACGAGGGTGCCAAACGCCTCTATCGCCAGTTCGGTTTCGAACCGATCCGACACGTCCCCGGCTACTACAACAACGGCGAGGATGCGATTATCATGGTTCGGCAACTCGAGTAG
- a CDS encoding sodium-dependent transporter yields MADAPAKTARAEWGTRFGFLMAMIGAMVGAGNIWRFPYVMGENGGGAFVLAFLVLLFLLAVPGLMAEVALGRYTQKGVIGAFRDVLGRGGLVGLGVIVLLVNIALMSYYSPLIGWTLYYAVHSLLFTFTATGFEAESFMNAFFANPALMIGLHTVIMGSIAAILILGIRRGVERLVVYAVPALVIALIVMTIRGLTLPGASEGIAFAFEIEWSYLAASDTWIAALGQALFSTGLGWGIALTVGSYLREYDDVPLGGGVFTALGESSIGILAALAIFPVVFAVGVEPDAGAGLAFVSLVQVFPEIPLGGLVAILFFLGFFLATFTSGLLITEVSVTTVSEETRLDRTQTVLAVCGGIWLLGVPSAYSADILDFLDFVFGNWGLPLATLAIIGVIGWVLGPKRLRLLAVNRNAGIYVGKWWDPVIKYVIPAVMLFIMGYFAWENFREPEMIAGMLVIVLFPIIGYAIMSVVEGRGDKPDTADVTGGDD; encoded by the coding sequence ATGGCAGACGCACCAGCAAAAACTGCACGAGCGGAGTGGGGAACGCGGTTTGGGTTCCTCATGGCAATGATCGGCGCCATGGTCGGCGCGGGGAACATCTGGCGATTCCCGTACGTCATGGGAGAGAACGGCGGTGGTGCGTTCGTCCTCGCGTTCCTCGTGTTGCTGTTCTTGCTCGCAGTCCCCGGCCTGATGGCCGAGGTTGCACTTGGGCGATATACACAGAAGGGCGTGATCGGCGCGTTCCGTGACGTTCTCGGGCGTGGCGGGTTGGTTGGCCTCGGCGTCATCGTCCTGTTGGTCAACATCGCGCTGATGTCGTACTACTCGCCACTGATCGGCTGGACGCTGTACTACGCCGTCCACTCGCTGCTGTTTACGTTCACGGCGACCGGCTTCGAAGCCGAATCGTTCATGAACGCCTTCTTCGCGAATCCAGCGCTGATGATCGGACTCCACACGGTGATCATGGGGTCGATTGCAGCGATCCTCATCCTCGGTATCCGTCGTGGCGTCGAGCGACTCGTCGTCTACGCAGTGCCGGCGCTCGTCATCGCACTCATCGTCATGACGATCCGTGGGCTCACGTTGCCCGGAGCCAGCGAGGGTATTGCCTTCGCGTTCGAAATCGAGTGGTCGTACCTCGCAGCCAGTGACACCTGGATCGCCGCCCTCGGACAGGCACTGTTCTCGACTGGACTGGGGTGGGGGATTGCCTTGACTGTTGGCAGTTATCTCCGTGAGTACGACGACGTGCCACTGGGTGGTGGCGTCTTCACTGCGCTCGGTGAGTCGAGCATTGGGATCCTCGCCGCACTCGCGATTTTCCCGGTCGTCTTCGCGGTCGGCGTCGAACCCGACGCCGGTGCCGGACTCGCGTTCGTCTCGCTCGTCCAGGTCTTTCCCGAGATTCCACTCGGTGGCCTGGTCGCGATCCTGTTCTTCCTGGGATTCTTCCTCGCGACGTTCACGTCCGGGTTGCTCATTACCGAAGTGAGCGTTACAACCGTCAGCGAGGAGACGAGACTGGATCGGACACAGACGGTGCTCGCCGTCTGTGGTGGTATCTGGCTGCTCGGTGTCCCAAGTGCGTACTCCGCGGACATCCTCGACTTCCTCGACTTCGTCTTCGGGAACTGGGGGCTGCCACTCGCGACGCTCGCGATCATTGGCGTCATCGGCTGGGTTCTCGGACCCAAGCGGCTTCGCCTGCTCGCGGTCAACCGCAACGCCGGCATCTACGTCGGCAAGTGGTGGGACCCAGTCATCAAGTACGTCATCCCAGCTGTCATGCTGTTCATCATGGGCTACTTCGCCTGGGAGAATTTCCGCGAACCCGAGATGATCGCCGGGATGCTCGTGATCGTCCTGTTCCCGATCATCGGCTACGCCATCATGTCGGTCGTCGAGGGTCGTGGCGACAAACCAGATACCGCAGACGTCACCGGAGGTGATGACTGA
- a CDS encoding ferritin-like domain-containing protein has protein sequence MSVDTIHDLFEHGLEDIYHAEHELLDALSELESNTEREEIAEAFAEHREETEEQINRLEEVFEMFGEPPEKEECEGIKGLIEEYEGFASMDPSQEVMDFHSMAAAEKTEHYEIAAYGNLIPLADQLGMDDAADLLEENLREEQAALDELTELTESYEMDAIPAE, from the coding sequence ATGAGCGTTGACACCATCCACGACCTGTTCGAGCACGGCCTCGAAGACATCTACCACGCAGAACACGAACTCCTCGACGCGCTCTCTGAGCTGGAGTCGAACACAGAGCGCGAGGAGATTGCGGAGGCGTTCGCAGAGCACCGCGAGGAGACGGAAGAGCAAATCAACCGTCTGGAGGAGGTCTTCGAGATGTTCGGCGAGCCACCCGAGAAAGAAGAGTGTGAGGGAATCAAGGGCCTGATCGAGGAGTACGAGGGGTTCGCCTCGATGGATCCCTCCCAGGAAGTGATGGACTTCCACAGCATGGCGGCCGCGGAGAAGACCGAACACTACGAAATCGCAGCCTACGGCAATCTGATCCCGCTCGCGGACCAGCTCGGGATGGACGATGCGGCGGACCTGTTAGAGGAGAATCTCCGTGAAGAGCAGGCGGCGCTCGACGAGTTGACGGAACTGACCGAATCGTACGAGATGGATGCGATTCCGGCGGAGTGA
- a CDS encoding DUF6360 family protein encodes MSDRLMRVNAYTTLDYVEASAKGHEFEFDSVAVLNATTDREEPDCVRLQIELDNATEQHLPKHMDELELTPDQARELAGELETYADRVESATE; translated from the coding sequence ATGTCCGACCGACTGATGCGGGTCAACGCCTACACCACGCTCGACTACGTCGAAGCGTCGGCGAAAGGCCACGAGTTCGAGTTCGACTCCGTCGCCGTCCTCAACGCCACGACCGACCGCGAGGAACCCGACTGCGTCCGCCTCCAGATCGAACTCGACAACGCGACCGAACAACACCTCCCCAAGCACATGGATGAACTCGAGTTAACCCCGGATCAGGCGCGTGAGCTTGCGGGGGAACTCGAGACGTATGCGGATCGTGTAGAGAGCGCGACGGAGTAG
- a CDS encoding nitrite/sulfite reductase, which translates to MPTDVEEWKDEVYGTDIRDHIERFAEAGWESIPDDEKDAWFERFKWYGLYHQRAGQESYFMMRIGPPSGVLEPGQFRRIVEIADEYARGPVSNPEFGNGWLDVTTRQAIQLHWIRIEDVPGIFEALEDVGLSTVQACGDSWRNIVGCPVAGKDKHEHVDAAALADDLHDTFKTNDAHSNLPRKWKVSVTGCDEGCGQGDINDLAFEPAEKEIDGETVTGYNVRVGGGLARNEPRFAKNIDVFVTPEQAVDVAGGISALFRDHGDRENRYNARMKFLVDEWGPEKVRNVLQGEYIDFELETAGEDLRHSYSYNAGDADGKHDHVGVHEQDDGTNYIGLNVLVGRLGIDDGYEIADAAEEHASGEVRLTQRQNIILTDVPDEEVDALLDNPVFDEYSPDPHPFQRGSIACTGSEFCSLSIVETKNRQVRFSRWLVDNVSLPEGVENFHIHLSGCTASCAQPQIADVSLRGMKTRKDGEPVEALDIGLGGGLGENPQFASWVSDRVPADEVPGAIENLLANFDDAREDGESFREFVAARDDEVLADLVEPEETSYEDPFLHNTKRTWYPYAEDDGFDASPAPARADGTPIPSDD; encoded by the coding sequence ATGCCTACTGACGTCGAGGAGTGGAAGGACGAGGTCTACGGCACAGACATTCGAGACCATATCGAGCGATTCGCCGAAGCGGGCTGGGAGTCGATTCCGGACGACGAGAAGGACGCCTGGTTCGAGCGCTTCAAGTGGTACGGCCTGTACCACCAGCGCGCCGGCCAGGAGTCGTACTTCATGATGCGGATCGGGCCACCGAGCGGCGTACTCGAGCCGGGGCAGTTCCGTCGCATCGTCGAGATTGCAGACGAGTACGCCCGCGGTCCGGTTTCGAATCCCGAGTTCGGCAACGGCTGGCTCGACGTAACGACGCGTCAGGCGATCCAGCTCCACTGGATTCGAATCGAGGACGTGCCCGGTATTTTCGAGGCACTCGAGGACGTCGGGCTCTCGACGGTCCAGGCCTGCGGTGACTCCTGGCGGAATATCGTCGGCTGCCCGGTCGCTGGGAAGGACAAACACGAGCACGTCGATGCTGCCGCGCTCGCGGACGACCTCCACGATACGTTCAAAACGAACGATGCGCACTCGAACCTGCCCCGCAAGTGGAAGGTCTCTGTGACGGGCTGTGACGAGGGCTGTGGGCAGGGTGACATCAACGACCTGGCGTTCGAGCCAGCCGAGAAGGAGATTGATGGCGAGACCGTCACGGGCTACAACGTCCGCGTCGGCGGCGGACTGGCGCGCAACGAGCCTCGGTTTGCGAAGAACATCGATGTCTTCGTGACGCCCGAGCAGGCCGTTGACGTCGCTGGCGGTATCTCGGCGCTCTTCCGCGATCACGGAGACCGCGAGAACCGCTACAACGCGCGCATGAAGTTCCTCGTCGACGAGTGGGGGCCAGAGAAGGTCCGCAACGTCCTCCAGGGAGAGTACATCGACTTCGAACTCGAGACGGCCGGCGAGGATCTGCGTCACTCCTACAGCTACAACGCTGGTGACGCGGACGGCAAACACGACCACGTTGGCGTCCACGAGCAGGACGACGGCACCAACTACATCGGACTGAACGTCCTCGTGGGACGTCTCGGAATCGACGACGGCTACGAGATCGCCGACGCGGCCGAAGAACACGCCTCCGGTGAGGTTCGCCTGACCCAGCGCCAGAACATCATCCTGACGGACGTGCCGGACGAGGAGGTCGACGCGCTGCTCGACAATCCGGTCTTCGACGAGTATAGCCCGGATCCACACCCGTTCCAGCGAGGCTCGATCGCCTGTACCGGCAGCGAGTTCTGTTCGCTTTCGATTGTCGAGACGAAGAACCGCCAGGTGCGCTTCTCGCGCTGGCTGGTCGACAACGTCTCGCTTCCTGAGGGCGTCGAGAATTTCCACATCCATCTCTCTGGGTGTACGGCATCCTGTGCCCAGCCCCAGATTGCCGATGTCTCCCTGCGGGGTATGAAGACCCGCAAGGACGGCGAACCGGTCGAGGCGCTCGACATCGGCCTCGGCGGCGGCCTCGGCGAGAATCCGCAGTTTGCCTCCTGGGTGTCGGACCGCGTGCCTGCTGACGAAGTGCCGGGTGCGATTGAGAATCTGCTCGCCAATTTCGACGACGCGCGTGAAGACGGTGAGAGCTTCCGCGAGTTCGTTGCCGCTCGCGACGACGAGGTACTGGCTGATCTCGTCGAGCCCGAGGAGACGAGCTACGAGGATCCGTTCCTGCACAACACCAAGCGAACCTGGTATCCCTACGCGGAGGACGACGGATTCGACGCCAGTCCTGCACCTGCCCGTGCGGACGGGACGCCGATTCCATCGGACGACTGA
- a CDS encoding DUF7119 family protein yields MRDTGPGDTSRGHRRDDRERKRDRDRDTDRDRKRGRKRDREHGRNHDRQQDQSIPTDRESPVGAPVIRGDESVTGQHATRAVQFDPDDPDSLQEAAETVAQFATGNSNDDHLYMLRGAAACAALVRGEGSYKAAAERAGDDVTVSFIRKWARVHDLPRSVRKQVALGQIAPTAAKHIARVGGEARLLLAWAAIDANLTVRDVRSIASAVNDGTPIEDALATHDSQLGRLELALSPASYRDLRRQASLDDVDPGEIVTAALESYLE; encoded by the coding sequence ATGAGAGATACCGGGCCCGGCGACACGTCTCGCGGACATCGCCGCGACGATCGTGAGCGCAAGCGCGATCGCGACCGTGATACGGATCGGGATCGGAAACGGGGTCGGAAACGGGATCGGGAGCACGGCCGGAATCACGATCGGCAGCAGGACCAATCGATCCCAACCGACCGAGAATCCCCCGTCGGCGCACCAGTTATCCGTGGTGACGAATCCGTCACCGGCCAGCACGCAACCCGGGCCGTGCAGTTCGATCCGGATGATCCGGACAGCCTACAGGAGGCCGCAGAAACCGTCGCGCAGTTCGCAACCGGCAACAGCAACGACGACCACCTCTACATGCTCCGCGGAGCCGCCGCCTGCGCGGCACTGGTTCGCGGTGAAGGCTCGTACAAAGCCGCCGCCGAGCGCGCCGGCGACGATGTCACCGTCTCGTTCATCCGCAAATGGGCCCGCGTTCACGACCTCCCTCGATCCGTTCGCAAACAGGTCGCACTCGGTCAGATCGCCCCCACCGCCGCCAAGCACATCGCTCGCGTCGGCGGCGAGGCTCGACTCCTCCTCGCCTGGGCCGCAATCGACGCCAACCTCACCGTTCGCGACGTCCGCAGCATCGCAAGCGCCGTCAACGACGGAACGCCAATCGAAGACGCACTCGCTACACACGACTCCCAGCTCGGCCGCCTCGAACTCGCGCTCTCGCCAGCCAGCTACCGCGATCTCAGACGACAGGCCTCCCTCGACGACGTCGACCCCGGCGAGATCGTCACGGCTGCACTCGAGTCGTATCTCGAGTAA
- a CDS encoding site-specific integrase, producing MTDADPREEVDTLRDRLRSSGEDARYVQFEADRRHLLKFSDNIRLVPSEIGDHRHLKLLRHCCRMAALVPPPTVEDFKDNDEAADAGIVDEDDVDDLLEEHGLLGLTLEYRAAAEGVVRWINEEYANEHTNQDYRTALRSFGRYRLKRDEPPESLTWIPTGTSNDFDPVPSERDLLTHDDVRAMIEEGSRNPRDKALLAVQFEAGLRGGELYDVRVGDVFDGEHSVGLHVDGKEGERSVHLITSVPYLQQWLTSHPAPDDDQAWLWSKLSSAERPSYATFLNYFKNAAARVDVTKDVTPTNFRKSNTRWLILQNFSTARIEDRQGRKRGSEHTARYMARFGEESNERAYAQLHGLDVEANETEEVAPPVPCPRCGEDTPSDRDFCIHCHQSLDFEAKELLDEVREVLDNRSIEAEDPEDRREFVSARRTLEEKPHVMDKDDLHEFASSLSAED from the coding sequence ATGACCGACGCAGACCCACGCGAAGAGGTCGACACCCTTCGCGACCGGCTCCGTTCGAGCGGGGAGGACGCACGCTACGTTCAGTTCGAAGCTGATCGACGACATCTGTTGAAATTCAGTGATAACATCCGGCTCGTCCCCTCGGAGATCGGCGACCATCGCCACCTGAAACTCCTGCGACACTGCTGTCGAATGGCGGCTCTCGTCCCGCCGCCCACCGTCGAGGACTTCAAGGACAACGATGAGGCAGCTGACGCTGGCATCGTCGACGAAGACGATGTCGACGATCTCCTCGAGGAGCACGGCCTCCTCGGACTCACACTCGAGTACCGTGCCGCTGCGGAAGGTGTTGTCCGCTGGATCAACGAAGAGTACGCCAACGAACACACGAACCAGGACTACCGGACTGCATTGCGGTCGTTCGGCCGGTACCGCCTCAAGAGAGACGAACCGCCTGAAAGCCTTACCTGGATTCCGACCGGGACGAGCAACGACTTCGACCCTGTTCCGTCCGAGCGAGATCTGCTCACCCACGACGATGTCCGGGCGATGATCGAAGAGGGATCGCGAAACCCACGTGACAAAGCACTGCTCGCAGTCCAATTCGAGGCCGGACTCCGTGGCGGTGAGCTCTACGACGTCCGCGTTGGCGACGTCTTCGATGGTGAGCACTCTGTCGGACTCCACGTCGACGGGAAGGAAGGTGAACGAAGTGTCCACCTGATCACGTCCGTCCCCTACCTCCAGCAGTGGCTCACTAGCCATCCCGCCCCGGACGACGACCAAGCGTGGCTCTGGAGCAAGCTCTCGTCGGCTGAGCGACCGAGTTACGCCACGTTCCTGAACTACTTCAAGAACGCAGCCGCGCGCGTCGACGTCACCAAGGACGTCACGCCGACGAACTTCCGGAAGTCGAACACGCGCTGGCTCATTCTGCAGAACTTCTCGACCGCCCGTATCGAAGATCGCCAGGGCCGCAAGCGTGGATCCGAGCACACTGCCCGCTACATGGCTCGGTTCGGGGAGGAGAGTAACGAACGGGCGTACGCGCAACTCCATGGTCTCGATGTCGAAGCCAACGAGACTGAAGAGGTTGCACCCCCCGTCCCCTGTCCGCGTTGCGGTGAGGACACACCCAGTGATCGGGACTTTTGCATCCACTGCCACCAGAGCCTCGACTTCGAAGCGAAGGAACTCCTCGACGAAGTCCGTGAGGTCCTCGACAACCGTTCGATCGAAGCCGAGGACCCCGAGGACCGTCGAGAGTTCGTCTCGGCTCGACGGACCCTGGAGGAGAAACCCCACGTCATGGACAAAGACGACCTTCATGAGTTCGCCTCCTCGTTGTCAGCCGAGGACTGA
- a CDS encoding ribbon-helix-helix domain-containing protein, whose amino-acid sequence MAHPTFSMPDEMLEDLEERVEDADSNRSRYVREALVARFQAEDEGEWEAPESYTVEVNGL is encoded by the coding sequence ATGGCGCATCCGACATTCAGCATGCCAGACGAGATGTTGGAAGATCTCGAAGAGAGAGTAGAAGACGCTGATAGTAACCGAAGTCGGTACGTGCGTGAAGCCCTCGTTGCTCGCTTTCAGGCGGAGGACGAAGGTGAGTGGGAAGCGCCTGAGTCCTACACTGTCGAAGTGAACGGACTCTGA
- a CDS encoding plasmid mobilization protein, with amino-acid sequence MTSKRDKQISTYVTGEEKQDIRVLAAKQGYSGVSDWLRDLALEELEEAREEGNSTNSVVATAN; translated from the coding sequence ATGACGAGCAAACGCGACAAGCAAATCTCCACCTATGTCACTGGGGAGGAGAAACAGGACATCCGCGTGCTCGCCGCTAAGCAAGGATATTCGGGTGTCTCCGACTGGCTCCGTGACCTCGCACTTGAGGAACTTGAGGAGGCTCGGGAAGAGGGAAACTCGACTAACAGCGTCGTAGCAACGGCAAACTGA
- a CDS encoding BRcat domain-containing protein: protein MPLPNEPSNSIGHVGLSRDSELAAELGEFDYYPPSPADANDFDDIPAEELPGADDLGAPIETVYSVDGSRVEVTIGDERRNKRVGFIDIALVELNLAILDAQAKHAFVSPSKVANLGETHHVRMVLPSTNTLLDSESTHESWRQMTYRNFRSKGVFDTTLFTLYHDLLKRKGRLDSHGRLRLEYCPAPDCEHQQLFVNSSTPDQCPECGVTTYPTDALRVHERVTGSQSNEAALNVLMGIIEHLVLLGAAHDIWMSDPAGLERTAFIKDGPLAQFDTGAWIHEPIHNRIGEFKQYLRADGRSPLVYIGIHKTGDFAAYAESVRDYLDGPTVLPFSNDDIYEYVIAGDRTKDYAYKTYYGKNFLYKSGKGSGSGHVLAFLIPRQYEEGDLATKEGDIVQDVDAYDELARTISVLERILTIQYRDGLIPLVLAHEAASIPEALGRIVLGTLAEVMSEASEEET, encoded by the coding sequence ATGCCCCTCCCGAACGAACCCTCGAACAGTATCGGCCATGTGGGGCTCAGCCGTGACAGTGAGCTCGCCGCTGAACTGGGAGAGTTCGACTATTATCCGCCATCGCCGGCAGACGCCAACGATTTCGACGACATTCCGGCCGAGGAACTGCCAGGCGCCGATGATCTCGGCGCACCGATCGAAACGGTCTACAGCGTCGATGGTTCCCGGGTCGAAGTCACGATCGGGGACGAACGGCGCAACAAGCGAGTGGGGTTCATTGACATTGCGCTTGTTGAGCTTAATCTCGCGATCCTCGACGCACAGGCCAAGCATGCGTTTGTCTCGCCATCGAAAGTAGCGAACCTCGGCGAGACCCATCACGTTCGGATGGTACTTCCGAGTACGAACACACTCCTTGACAGCGAGTCAACCCACGAGAGCTGGCGACAGATGACCTACCGGAACTTTCGATCAAAGGGAGTGTTCGATACAACGCTATTCACACTATATCACGACCTCCTGAAGCGAAAGGGCCGGCTTGATTCACATGGACGTCTCCGATTAGAGTACTGTCCGGCCCCTGATTGCGAACACCAACAATTGTTCGTGAACTCTTCAACACCCGATCAATGCCCGGAATGTGGGGTTACTACGTACCCGACAGATGCGCTTCGGGTTCACGAGCGCGTGACCGGCTCACAGTCGAACGAGGCAGCCCTCAACGTGTTGATGGGAATTATTGAGCACCTTGTCTTGCTCGGTGCCGCACACGACATCTGGATGAGCGACCCCGCCGGGCTTGAGCGAACGGCGTTCATCAAAGACGGACCCCTTGCACAGTTTGACACTGGGGCGTGGATTCACGAGCCGATTCACAACCGGATCGGCGAATTCAAACAGTATCTTCGCGCCGACGGTCGTAGTCCGTTAGTCTACATCGGTATCCACAAGACCGGTGACTTCGCTGCGTATGCAGAATCTGTCCGCGACTATCTTGATGGCCCCACAGTATTGCCCTTTTCAAACGATGACATCTACGAGTACGTGATTGCAGGTGACCGTACCAAAGACTACGCATATAAGACGTACTATGGTAAGAACTTTCTCTACAAATCCGGCAAAGGCTCCGGGTCCGGGCACGTACTTGCTTTCTTAATTCCCCGACAGTACGAGGAGGGTGATCTAGCCACTAAGGAGGGTGATATCGTCCAAGATGTAGACGCCTACGATGAACTCGCCCGGACGATTAGCGTGCTTGAACGCATCCTGACGATTCAGTACAGGGATGGGCTGATTCCACTCGTCCTCGCTCACGAAGCGGCTTCGATCCCTGAGGCACTAGGCCGAATCGTCCTCGGGACACTTGCTGAAGTAATGTCCGAAGCTTCAGAGGAGGAGACATGA